The Planctomycetota bacterium genome includes a window with the following:
- a CDS encoding nucleoside deaminase, with amino-acid sequence MSLVHDRHMRRAIQVARENEKAPFGALIVDATTGDEVATGCNCSDNDPTLHGEIDCIRKAAAVWDPGRCGDYVLYTTAEPCPMCMSACVWGGFRAVVYGTSIPYLQATGWFQIDIRSHEVAAKGGWGPDRVVGGVMEAECDRLFDAAMRLHRGG; translated from the coding sequence ATGAGTCTCGTACACGACCGGCATATGCGTCGCGCGATCCAAGTCGCTCGCGAGAACGAGAAGGCGCCGTTCGGGGCCTTGATCGTGGACGCGACGACTGGCGACGAGGTCGCGACCGGGTGCAATTGTTCCGACAACGACCCGACTCTGCACGGTGAGATCGATTGCATCCGAAAAGCCGCCGCGGTGTGGGACCCGGGGCGGTGCGGCGATTACGTGCTGTACACGACCGCGGAGCCGTGCCCGATGTGCATGTCAGCCTGTGTTTGGGGCGGGTTTCGTGCCGTGGTGTACGGGACGTCGATCCCTTACCTCCAGGCCACCGGCTGGTTCCAGATCGACATCCGCAGCCACGAGGTTGCTGCGAAGGGGGGGTGGGGGCCCGACCGCGTGGTGGGCGGGGTGATGGAAGCCGAGTGCGATCGGCTCTTTGACGCGGCGATGCGGCTTCACCGCGGAGGCTGA